Proteins from a single region of Deltaproteobacteria bacterium:
- a CDS encoding HAMP domain-containing histidine kinase, producing MKQKKNGPIRHSIRFKIFLVSLVPTIALLMAALLNNQYLNSLGESAEQILSKNYKSIRAAQEARKTLEEIRNLLLEQVPRDQKTIIVPLETLRKLSSNLNICRENITEEGERELIDRLFDSYRRYQALARSLVEATGPLWPSDRFTGFLKLTAGMVTLIDDLVAVNEGAMERAEQETRLLARRAQRNAAVLFGIIITAILALSYFLSYRIAKPIMILARELSKTKEGAGSYPMIPSRTNDEIGFLTESFNRLFSRLEQYDHHRDDIIAAEREKVRRSEEAKGRFIAEISHQLKTPMTSLAMSVGMLYSRGQGLDAKKKATLVSTAHDDCTRLTALINELVDISRLETLSRPRPKETLDIGLVVRECLAPLMKQAESRGISIEIDMPDNLPKMTIDSFRFPWVLTNLVGNALRYTDRGGRIILKVFIEGSRFYFQCNDTGSGIDPEFLPHIFDRFAQFSERGKSGTIGLGLAIVKDIIEQHGGDVQVQSKVGEGTTFTFWIPAFKEENGEKNADHRR from the coding sequence TTGAAACAAAAGAAAAATGGGCCCATCCGGCACTCCATAAGGTTCAAAATTTTCCTTGTGAGCCTGGTGCCGACCATTGCCTTGCTGATGGCCGCGCTTCTCAATAATCAATACTTGAACTCGCTGGGGGAGAGTGCTGAGCAGATTCTGTCCAAGAACTACAAGAGCATTCGCGCCGCTCAAGAAGCGCGAAAGACTCTGGAAGAGATACGAAACCTGCTCCTGGAGCAGGTCCCACGGGATCAAAAAACGATTATTGTTCCTTTGGAAACCCTTCGGAAGTTGTCCTCCAATCTCAACATCTGCCGGGAAAATATCACAGAGGAGGGAGAGCGTGAGCTGATCGATCGTTTATTCGACAGCTATCGTCGATATCAAGCGCTTGCTCGTTCCCTCGTTGAAGCAACCGGCCCTCTTTGGCCCAGTGACCGTTTTACGGGCTTTCTCAAATTGACGGCCGGGATGGTGACCCTCATCGATGATCTGGTCGCCGTCAATGAAGGGGCTATGGAGCGTGCAGAGCAGGAGACTCGCCTTCTGGCACGCCGGGCACAACGGAACGCTGCCGTGCTGTTCGGCATCATCATTACGGCCATATTGGCCTTGAGCTATTTTTTGTCTTACCGTATCGCCAAGCCCATCATGATTCTCGCCCGTGAGCTTTCAAAGACGAAGGAGGGGGCCGGCAGCTACCCCATGATTCCTTCGCGAACCAATGACGAGATCGGGTTCTTGACGGAATCCTTCAACCGCCTGTTCAGCCGCCTGGAACAATACGACCATCATCGCGATGACATCATCGCCGCCGAGAGGGAAAAGGTCCGCCGAAGCGAGGAGGCCAAAGGACGGTTTATTGCCGAGATCTCTCATCAGCTCAAAACGCCGATGACATCACTTGCCATGAGTGTGGGCATGCTTTACAGCCGGGGCCAAGGACTGGATGCCAAGAAAAAGGCCACACTGGTTTCCACAGCCCATGACGATTGCACGCGGTTGACCGCGTTGATCAATGAGCTTGTGGATATATCCCGCCTTGAGACCCTGTCGCGACCGCGACCCAAAGAGACCCTTGACATCGGCCTGGTTGTCCGGGAATGCCTGGCCCCGCTGATGAAACAGGCTGAAAGCAGGGGCATTTCTATTGAGATCGACATGCCGGACAACCTGCCGAAAATGACGATCGATTCTTTCCGGTTTCCTTGGGTGCTAACGAATCTGGTGGGGAATGCCCTCCGATATACGGATCGCGGTGGTCGGATCATACTGAAGGTCTTTATTGAGGGATCGCGTTTTTATTTTCAGTGTAACGACACCGGCAGCGGCATCGATCCAGAATTTCTTCCCCATATCTTTGATCGGTTCGCCCAGTTTTCGGAACGCGGCAAAAGCGGCACCATCGGGCTCGGACTGGCGATCGTAAAAGACATCATCGAACAGCACGGCGGCGACGTCCAGGTTCAGAGCAAGGTGGGGGAAGGGACGACATTTACGTTCTGGATACCGGCTTTTAAGGAGGAAAATGGTGAAAAAAACGCTGATCATCGACGATGA
- a CDS encoding sigma-54 dependent transcriptional regulator encodes MVKKTLIIDDDRNILTTLEMYLENMGFDVVTATSGEAGLQSLRSDPPDLVLLDMKLPDRNGLEVLKEIVASGIKTQVLMITAYATIETAVRAVKMGAFDYIPKPFAPDQLDLVLERLKRFQNMEVEIATLKGIFSEGGILTRNPRMRKILQTARQAADSEAIVLISGESGTGKGLLARLIHDWSPRSGRPLVTVDCAALHENLLESDLFGHVKGAFTGALRDKAGKLQLAEGGTVFLDEVSEIPTAVQGKLLRFIQHREYERVGDPRPHTVDVRIIAATNKDLEEMVHEGAFREDLYFRLNVLELFLPPLRDRPEDIQLLAEHYLQRSARLNHKAIQGITAEAMQRLQSYPWPGNVRELINTIERSVIMAHDMELKLTDLSSNIANFNPNALADASLQSLTDMEKRHIQKVILHSPSLEEAARVLGIDPATLWRKRKKYNLD; translated from the coding sequence ATGGTGAAAAAAACGCTGATCATCGACGATGACCGCAACATCCTGACCACCCTGGAGATGTATCTCGAAAATATGGGTTTCGATGTGGTTACGGCGACCTCGGGTGAAGCGGGACTTCAGAGTCTTCGAAGCGACCCCCCGGACCTGGTGCTGCTGGATATGAAACTGCCGGATCGCAACGGGTTGGAAGTGCTGAAAGAAATCGTTGCCAGCGGCATCAAGACCCAGGTGCTGATGATCACCGCCTATGCCACCATAGAGACCGCGGTTCGTGCCGTCAAAATGGGCGCATTCGACTATATTCCCAAACCATTTGCCCCGGATCAACTGGATCTTGTCTTGGAAAGGCTGAAGCGGTTTCAGAACATGGAGGTGGAGATCGCCACCCTCAAGGGCATCTTCTCAGAGGGGGGCATCCTGACGCGCAACCCCAGGATGCGAAAGATTCTGCAGACAGCGCGTCAGGCGGCCGATTCAGAGGCCATTGTTTTGATCAGCGGAGAAAGCGGCACCGGAAAAGGCCTTCTGGCGCGCTTGATTCACGACTGGAGCCCACGCTCGGGTCGGCCCCTGGTTACGGTCGATTGCGCGGCCCTGCATGAGAATTTGCTTGAAAGCGATCTGTTCGGCCATGTCAAAGGGGCATTCACCGGCGCTCTGCGCGATAAGGCGGGCAAGCTTCAACTGGCCGAGGGCGGCACGGTTTTTCTGGACGAAGTTTCGGAGATACCGACAGCGGTTCAGGGAAAGCTCCTCCGTTTCATACAACATCGCGAGTACGAACGGGTGGGCGACCCCAGGCCGCACACCGTGGACGTGCGCATCATCGCTGCGACCAACAAGGATCTGGAAGAGATGGTTCATGAAGGGGCGTTTAGAGAAGACCTCTATTTCCGCCTCAACGTGCTGGAACTCTTTCTCCCCCCCTTGCGGGATCGACCTGAAGATATCCAACTCCTTGCCGAGCACTATCTGCAGCGATCAGCCCGCCTGAACCATAAGGCGATCCAGGGCATCACCGCCGAAGCCATGCAACGGCTCCAGAGCTATCCCTGGCCCGGGAATGTCCGCGAACTGATCAACACCATCGAACGTTCCGTGATTATGGCGCATGACATGGAACTCAAGCTCACCGACCTGTCTTCAAACATTGCGAATTTCAATCCCAACGCCCTTGCTGATGCTTCTTTACAGAGTCTGACCGACATGGAAAAACGGCACATTCAGAAGGTGATCCTCCATTCTCCTTCCCTTGAAGAGGCCGCCAGGGTGCTGGGCATCGACCCGGCCACCTTGTGGCGCAAGCGCAAAAAATACAATCTGGATTGA
- a CDS encoding cell wall metabolism sensor histidine kinase WalK: MTLKKKILIGYGVSFALMGLVVAWAVTNLVSLGKATDAILSENYRSILAAENMVDALERQDSGILLMFLGDTEKGIAQFRENEAVFLGWFARAEDNITIAGEAELVQSIAADYATYRQHFSALTDLRVAENPPLRPANYQETAYPLFAKVREVCIQLRNLNEETMYSASVRAGKVANRAIWSTVIVAASALIVALMFSLYLAERIVRPIRRFMEASRQISSGDYAVQVPVETGDELGRLAGEFNQMASQLGRYHEMNIEQIVSQKNKGDAILSSIEDGLVVFDTGLKMTDINPAARRMLDLEFAEAPTLACADILPTPDVCEIIRETVETGMHPNIPEEQRIITLPEGDRSRHYLYSVAAIRGRDRTLSGIVLLLRDVTRLKEVERLKSDFVMAASHELRTPLTSLGMSVDLLLEHAAQALGEKDRDLLRAAHEEVHRMKALVNDLLDLSKIEAGRIELEFESVPVPTLFGHVEAVFKSQTDMKQVSLTSEPTEELPKVRADANKITWVLTNLISNALRYVSKGGHIRLSAHRIGPHVHLSVRDDGPGISPEYQSRIFQKFIQIKGQEAGGTGLGLAICKEIVRAHGGAIWVESSAGQGSTFTFTLPVAQ, from the coding sequence ATGACGTTAAAGAAAAAAATTCTCATCGGATATGGCGTTTCCTTTGCCCTCATGGGTCTTGTGGTCGCATGGGCCGTTACGAACCTGGTATCTCTGGGCAAGGCCACCGACGCCATCCTGAGCGAAAACTACCGGAGCATTCTTGCCGCCGAAAACATGGTGGATGCACTGGAACGGCAGGACAGCGGCATTCTGCTCATGTTCCTGGGTGATACAGAAAAAGGGATCGCTCAATTCCGTGAAAACGAGGCGGTCTTCCTGGGGTGGTTTGCCCGCGCCGAGGACAACATCACGATTGCCGGCGAGGCGGAGCTTGTCCAGTCTATTGCGGCTGATTACGCGACCTATCGGCAACATTTTTCCGCCTTGACCGATTTGCGCGTTGCGGAAAACCCGCCCTTGCGGCCCGCCAATTATCAGGAAACGGCCTACCCCCTGTTCGCTAAAGTGCGAGAGGTGTGTATTCAGCTGCGTAATCTTAACGAGGAGACCATGTACTCCGCCAGCGTGCGGGCCGGCAAGGTGGCCAATCGCGCCATCTGGTCCACGGTGATCGTGGCGGCGTCGGCACTGATCGTGGCGTTAATGTTCAGCTTGTATCTCGCGGAGCGGATCGTCCGTCCGATCCGGCGTTTCATGGAGGCATCCAGGCAGATCTCCTCGGGCGATTATGCTGTTCAGGTGCCCGTGGAAACCGGTGACGAACTGGGCCGTCTGGCCGGCGAGTTCAACCAGATGGCCTCCCAGCTTGGCCGGTACCACGAGATGAACATCGAACAGATCGTCTCGCAGAAGAACAAGGGGGACGCGATCCTTTCCAGTATCGAGGATGGTCTGGTGGTCTTCGACACCGGCCTCAAGATGACGGACATCAATCCGGCCGCACGCCGGATGCTGGACTTGGAATTCGCCGAGGCCCCGACCCTGGCGTGCGCGGACATCCTGCCCACTCCCGATGTGTGCGAGATAATTCGAGAGACCGTCGAAACGGGGATGCATCCCAATATCCCCGAGGAGCAGCGGATCATTACCCTGCCTGAGGGAGATCGGTCGCGGCACTATCTATATTCCGTGGCCGCGATTCGCGGAAGGGATCGCACCCTGTCCGGCATCGTGCTCCTGCTCAGGGACGTCACTCGTTTAAAGGAAGTGGAAAGGCTCAAAAGTGACTTTGTTATGGCTGCCTCTCATGAGCTGCGCACACCGCTGACCAGTCTGGGCATGAGTGTGGATCTGCTCCTCGAACACGCAGCCCAAGCTCTTGGCGAGAAGGATCGGGACCTTCTCCGGGCGGCTCACGAAGAAGTCCACCGCATGAAGGCACTCGTCAATGATCTGCTTGACCTCTCAAAAATCGAGGCGGGCAGGATCGAACTGGAGTTCGAAAGTGTTCCGGTCCCCACCTTGTTTGGGCACGTTGAAGCGGTTTTCAAAAGTCAGACGGACATGAAACAAGTTTCGCTGACATCAGAGCCTACCGAAGAGTTGCCCAAGGTTCGCGCGGATGCCAACAAAATAACATGGGTATTGACCAATCTGATTTCAAATGCTCTGCGATACGTGAGCAAAGGCGGCCACATACGTCTCTCAGCACACAGGATCGGGCCTCACGTTCACCTCTCCGTGCGAGATGATGGGCCGGGAATCTCTCCTGAGTACCAGTCCAGGATATTTCAGAAATTCATCCAGATTAAGGGTCAAGAAGCGGGTGGGACGGGTTTAGGCCTGGCCATCTGCAAGGAGATCGTTCGCGCCCACGGAGGCGCGATTTGGGTCGAATCGTCCGCAGGTCAGGGAAGCACCTTCACATTCACCCTGCCGGTGGCCCAATAG
- a CDS encoding response regulator: protein MEKKPILVVDDEKNIRLTMSQSLEPLGIPIQTAVNGEEALRKLRETPFGLVFLDLKMPGIDGMEVLRQIKDDWPKIRVIIITAHGTIESAVEAMKLGAVDFIQKPFNPGEIRELATQVLQREALSEENAVDYLSLIELTKRHISDRGFSAARETARKAIAANPAKPEAYNLLGALLEIKGDWLEAQKFYRAALDIDPTFKPASANLNRTTSWNKFGGIDLGPDKKATDSRDDNAEEGSNE, encoded by the coding sequence ATGGAAAAGAAACCCATTCTGGTCGTTGACGACGAGAAGAACATCCGTCTTACCATGTCGCAGTCATTGGAGCCGCTGGGTATTCCAATCCAGACGGCCGTGAATGGCGAGGAAGCGCTTCGGAAGCTCCGCGAAACTCCGTTCGGCTTGGTGTTTTTGGATTTGAAGATGCCAGGGATAGACGGGATGGAGGTCCTTCGGCAAATCAAGGACGACTGGCCCAAAATCCGGGTGATCATCATCACTGCACACGGGACGATTGAATCCGCGGTTGAGGCCATGAAACTCGGCGCGGTGGACTTCATTCAGAAGCCTTTCAACCCCGGTGAGATTCGAGAGTTGGCCACCCAAGTGCTCCAGCGCGAGGCGCTGAGTGAAGAGAACGCTGTCGATTACCTTTCGTTGATCGAGCTCACCAAGCGCCACATCTCGGATCGTGGATTTTCAGCCGCCCGTGAAACGGCGCGAAAGGCCATAGCGGCGAACCCGGCTAAGCCGGAGGCATACAACCTTCTCGGGGCGTTGCTTGAAATCAAGGGTGATTGGCTGGAGGCCCAGAAGTTTTACCGGGCGGCCTTGGATATCGACCCCACGTTCAAACCGGCCTCTGCGAACCTGAACCGGACCACGTCCTGGAATAAATTCGGCGGGATCGATCTCGGGCCGGACAAGAAAGCCACGGATTCAAGGGACGACAACGCCGAAGAGGGCTCGAATGAGTAA
- a CDS encoding TrkA family potassium uptake protein: MSNNRYIVIVGCGRLGSHLANHLSRAGNSVVVIDRDEPTFNDLSPDFSGFRVHGDATQMAVLREAKVKNADVLIATTHEDNVNLMVAQVARGIFSVPHVLARVFDPKREEVYAQLGIDTICPTSVAAKMFLRAVADGAAEREGAQS, encoded by the coding sequence ATGAGTAATAACCGCTACATCGTGATCGTAGGCTGCGGCCGGCTTGGCTCTCATCTGGCCAACCACCTCAGTCGCGCCGGAAATTCGGTAGTGGTAATCGATAGGGACGAGCCGACTTTCAACGACCTGTCGCCCGATTTCAGCGGCTTTCGAGTTCACGGGGACGCCACCCAGATGGCCGTGCTCAGGGAGGCCAAGGTCAAGAATGCGGATGTTCTGATTGCCACGACACACGAGGATAACGTCAATTTGATGGTGGCCCAGGTGGCCCGGGGGATTTTCAGTGTTCCCCATGTATTGGCCAGGGTTTTCGACCCCAAGAGAGAGGAAGTCTACGCGCAATTGGGCATTGATACCATATGCCCGACTTCCGTGGCCGCAAAGATGTTCCTTCGGGCCGTTGCCGATGGCGCCGCCGAACGGGAAGGCGCACAATCATGA
- a CDS encoding TrkA family potassium uptake protein, whose translation MKILIVGGGKTLYFLSRNFAARGYQVVIINRNREECVQLARQLSATVVCGDGSDAGILKEAGAMGADAILAITPNDQDNLVICQLASLKFGVPRTVALANDPDNAEVFEKLGVSGFSTTRIVGSLIEQRASLEQITNLLPVGEGRVNVTEIVLDDDSPVAGKLLRDIDLPENALVAVVIRDNRPIVPRGANDLLAGDRVVLITLPENHGPVLKAFTGERI comes from the coding sequence ATGAAGATTCTCATCGTCGGAGGCGGTAAAACGCTCTATTTTCTTAGCCGGAATTTTGCAGCGCGGGGATATCAGGTCGTCATCATCAACCGGAACCGGGAAGAATGTGTCCAGTTGGCCCGCCAACTGTCCGCCACGGTGGTTTGCGGAGACGGCAGCGATGCCGGGATTCTCAAGGAAGCCGGCGCAATGGGGGCCGACGCCATACTCGCCATCACGCCGAACGACCAGGATAATCTGGTTATCTGTCAACTGGCCTCCCTCAAATTCGGTGTTCCCAGGACCGTGGCCCTGGCAAACGACCCCGACAACGCCGAGGTGTTCGAAAAGCTGGGGGTCTCGGGCTTTTCCACAACCCGCATCGTCGGGAGTCTGATTGAGCAGCGGGCGTCGCTGGAACAGATCACCAATTTGCTGCCCGTGGGCGAAGGCCGGGTGAATGTAACGGAGATCGTGCTCGATGACGATTCTCCCGTCGCAGGGAAATTGCTAAGGGATATCGACCTGCCTGAAAACGCCTTGGTGGCCGTCGTGATCCGCGACAACAGGCCGATCGTCCCCCGTGGAGCCAATGACCTGTTGGCAGGCGACCGCGTGGTCCTGATTACGCTGCCGGAAAACCATGGCCCGGTGCTCAAGGCGTTCACCGGCGAACGGATTTAG
- a CDS encoding TrkH family potassium uptake protein has translation MREKQYLKQRYAAIISSVGMILLLSSAVMLTPLLILLSHPGEADHAWAFGLPSASLFLLGIALWKAFRSPLNITLTVQEGGIIVLLSWIIVILFSAWPFASALGLPYSRALFESVSGWTTTGLSVVDVTSAGKMILIWRSIIQLAGGAGLAILMMSAIVGPVGVGISSAEGRSDQLVPHVRQSARLVLIIYGCYALAGTFAYWMAGMSPFDAVNHSFAVVSTGGFSTRVESIGYWDSTAIEAVTLPLMILGSLSFVTAWLLWRGKLRMVTRNGEVRLLVVLIPLSAAAIFLLTSHTLYLQLGKSIRVAVFETVTAITTTGFSTVSYGNWNAFGMFLLIILMLIGGGTCSTAGGIKQFRVYLLWKMLYWEIKRYLMPRTTVLERPMWEGNRRVFVDDARIRQVMVFIFLYLATYVFGVMILCACGYSLGDSLFEFASAIGTVGLSVGVTTAQMPDAALWTETIAMFLGRLEFIVVLVSLLKIGGDGRRMLARTPKEK, from the coding sequence TTGCGAGAGAAACAATACCTTAAACAGCGCTATGCCGCGATCATTTCCTCCGTCGGCATGATCCTGCTTCTATCCAGCGCCGTGATGTTGACCCCACTTCTGATTCTCCTATCGCATCCCGGGGAGGCCGATCACGCATGGGCCTTTGGTCTGCCCTCGGCCTCCCTTTTTCTCTTAGGAATTGCCTTGTGGAAGGCATTTCGTTCCCCGCTCAACATCACGCTCACTGTTCAGGAGGGCGGCATCATCGTTTTGTTGAGCTGGATCATCGTCATCCTCTTTTCAGCATGGCCGTTTGCATCCGCTTTGGGTCTCCCCTATTCACGGGCACTATTTGAATCGGTAAGCGGATGGACCACCACCGGACTCTCGGTCGTGGACGTCACCAGCGCAGGCAAGATGATTCTGATCTGGAGAAGCATCATCCAATTGGCCGGCGGAGCAGGGTTGGCCATCCTCATGATGTCGGCCATCGTCGGTCCCGTTGGTGTCGGTATCTCGAGCGCGGAGGGCCGAAGCGACCAGCTCGTGCCGCATGTCCGGCAGTCGGCCCGGTTGGTTCTGATCATCTATGGCTGCTACGCCCTTGCCGGAACCTTTGCCTACTGGATGGCGGGCATGTCGCCTTTTGACGCGGTCAACCATTCCTTCGCAGTTGTGTCCACGGGCGGATTTTCCACGCGAGTGGAGAGTATCGGATACTGGGACTCAACTGCCATCGAGGCCGTGACCCTGCCGCTGATGATTCTCGGTAGTTTAAGCTTTGTCACCGCATGGTTGCTGTGGCGCGGCAAGCTGCGCATGGTTACGCGAAACGGCGAGGTGCGCCTGCTGGTTGTGCTCATTCCTTTATCGGCCGCGGCCATTTTCCTCCTGACGAGCCACACGCTCTACCTACAGCTCGGGAAATCAATCCGAGTCGCTGTTTTCGAGACAGTGACGGCTATAACCACCACGGGATTTTCAACCGTAAGCTACGGCAATTGGAATGCCTTTGGTATGTTCCTGTTGATCATTCTGATGCTGATTGGCGGCGGAACGTGTTCAACGGCCGGCGGTATCAAGCAGTTTCGTGTTTATCTATTGTGGAAGATGCTCTACTGGGAAATCAAGCGCTACCTCATGCCCCGCACCACGGTTTTGGAACGTCCCATGTGGGAGGGGAACAGGCGTGTTTTTGTGGATGACGCCAGGATTCGCCAGGTGATGGTTTTTATCTTCTTGTATTTGGCGACCTACGTATTCGGAGTCATGATCTTATGCGCTTGCGGCTACAGTCTTGGAGATTCTCTCTTCGAATTCGCTTCTGCTATCGGAACGGTTGGACTTTCGGTTGGCGTCACCACCGCCCAAATGCCGGATGCCGCCTTATGGACCGAAACCATTGCCATGTTTCTCGGGCGACTTGAGTTCATTGTGGTGCTCGTCAGTCTACTTAAGATCGGCGGGGACGGTCGGCGAATGTTGGCGCGGACACCAAAGGAAAAATGA
- a CDS encoding TrkH family potassium uptake protein, giving the protein MIFRSRILKLHPATLVLSSFLLAITVGALLLKIPISTHPGHIPWVDALFTATSAVCVTGLIVVDTGSYFTPFGQGVILALIQMGGLGVMTIAVLLFKWIGRSISFRQRMAMQDLFAHTPREDILGLVKGVVVLTITAEAIGALLLTIHWSREFPFLRALYTAIFHSVSAFCNAGFSIFPDSMMQYSDDLLLNMTMCGLIIGGGIGFPVLHDLRSWIKFRKHQRQRLSIQTKTVLLTTLILIVSGALMFAFLERQPLRDAPSFSHHILTPIFQSITCRTAGFNTVDISRLKEATLAMMIFLMFFGASPGSCGGGVKTTTLALITVFMVSRIRRRRRVNIFKKSIPAETVTRSVSLILVSIGIIALILFLILVGDAVSGRDDPAQAGFFLACFFETVSAFGTVGLSMGVTPHLSTWGKCLIVLMMIIGRVGVLTFSYIVLRTGIANGIEHAEENMMIG; this is encoded by the coding sequence ATGATCTTTCGCAGTCGAATCCTCAAATTGCACCCGGCGACACTCGTGCTGAGCAGTTTTCTCTTGGCCATCACCGTGGGCGCGCTCCTGCTCAAAATACCGATTTCCACCCATCCCGGTCATATCCCCTGGGTGGATGCGCTGTTTACCGCCACTTCGGCCGTATGCGTCACCGGGCTGATTGTCGTGGATACGGGGAGTTATTTCACCCCGTTTGGGCAGGGTGTGATCCTGGCCCTCATCCAGATGGGTGGATTGGGGGTCATGACCATAGCGGTTCTGCTGTTTAAATGGATCGGCCGCAGCATCTCCTTTCGTCAGCGAATGGCCATGCAGGACCTGTTTGCCCATACGCCCCGGGAGGATATTCTCGGGCTGGTCAAGGGTGTTGTGGTGTTGACCATCACAGCGGAAGCCATCGGCGCTCTCTTGTTGACCATTCACTGGAGCAGGGAGTTTCCATTCCTGCGAGCGCTCTATACAGCCATCTTTCACTCGGTGTCGGCCTTCTGCAATGCCGGATTTTCCATTTTTCCCGACAGCATGATGCAATACAGCGACGACCTCCTTCTCAACATGACCATGTGCGGGTTGATTATCGGCGGGGGCATCGGATTCCCGGTTCTCCATGACCTGCGATCCTGGATCAAGTTTCGCAAACACCAGCGCCAGAGGCTTTCGATTCAAACCAAGACGGTGCTGCTGACCACCTTGATCCTGATCGTGTCCGGGGCCTTGATGTTTGCCTTCCTGGAGCGACAACCCCTTAGAGACGCGCCATCCTTTTCCCATCATATCCTGACCCCCATTTTCCAGTCCATCACCTGCCGAACCGCCGGTTTCAACACGGTGGATATTTCGCGCCTGAAAGAGGCCACGCTCGCAATGATGATTTTCCTGATGTTTTTCGGCGCATCGCCCGGCTCTTGCGGGGGAGGGGTCAAGACAACCACGCTGGCCCTCATCACCGTATTCATGGTGAGCCGGATCAGGAGAAGGCGGCGTGTCAATATCTTCAAAAAAAGCATTCCCGCAGAAACAGTGACCCGAAGCGTATCGCTGATTCTCGTTTCCATCGGAATCATCGCTTTGATTCTGTTTTTGATCCTTGTAGGCGACGCTGTGAGTGGTCGAGACGACCCTGCTCAGGCGGGATTTTTTCTCGCTTGTTTTTTTGAGACGGTATCGGCCTTTGGAACGGTGGGTTTGTCCATGGGTGTTACACCTCACCTGAGCACATGGGGCAAGTGCTTAATTGTATTAATGATGATTATCGGCAGGGTGGGGGTGCTCACCTTCTCTTACATTGTTTTGCGCACAGGGATCGCCAATGGGATCGAGCACGCCGAAGAGAACATGATGATCGGCTGA
- a CDS encoding TrkA family potassium uptake protein produces the protein MKRFAVIGLGNFGFHAAKALYEDGNEVIAIDLNKGRVQAVDPHCSEAIVLDATDKEALKTLGLETMDGVIVSTGTKISSSILICLYLQEMGVKKILVKALDEDHEKILKRVGATDIIHPERDMALRISRGLSRPNMLDFIPLSDEFDLVQIGPPRDFIGKSLNELNLRAKYNVHIIAIHEIVPENFRLVPPANFVIKDSDILIMLGKSEDIRRIKALK, from the coding sequence ATGAAACGATTCGCGGTCATAGGGCTTGGCAATTTCGGTTTTCACGCGGCCAAGGCCCTGTATGAAGATGGAAACGAAGTCATCGCCATTGACCTCAACAAGGGGCGGGTACAGGCAGTCGACCCCCACTGCAGCGAGGCGATCGTCCTGGATGCCACGGACAAAGAGGCCTTGAAAACGCTCGGATTGGAAACCATGGATGGGGTGATTGTGTCCACAGGCACCAAAATCAGCAGCAGTATTCTGATCTGCCTCTATCTGCAGGAGATGGGGGTCAAAAAGATCCTTGTCAAGGCGTTGGACGAGGACCACGAAAAAATTCTGAAACGGGTGGGAGCGACGGATATCATCCATCCTGAAAGGGACATGGCCCTGCGAATATCCAGAGGCCTGTCCCGGCCGAATATGCTGGATTTTATCCCCCTTTCCGACGAGTTCGACCTTGTCCAGATCGGGCCGCCAAGAGACTTCATCGGAAAAAGTCTAAATGAGCTGAATCTGAGGGCCAAGTACAATGTCCACATCATCGCCATTCACGAGATTGTCCCGGAGAATTTCCGTCTTGTCCCTCCGGCAAACTTTGTGATCAAGGACAGCGACATCCTGATCATGCTGGGCAAATCCGAGGATATCAGGCGGATCAAGGCGTTGAAATGA